The genomic interval ATTCCCTTCTTGAGGGAAAAAGCGGGACTGCTAAAATTACACGTTTTGATAGTAGCGAATTTAAAACCAATATTGCTGCAGAAGTCAAAAATTACGATCCTTTAAATTTCTTTGATAAGAAAGAATCCCGCAAACTGGACAGGTATACACAATTTGCGATAATATCTGCTGATGAAGCTTTATCAATGTCAAATATGGATTTGGAAAAAGAAGATCGCGATAGAATTGGCGTTATAATCGGTTCTGGGATTGGCGGTATGCGTTCATTTGAAGATGAACATTCAAAGCTGGTTCACGGTGGTCCTAGAAAAGTTAGTCCATTTTTTATTCCTTTGATGATTGCTGATATTGCAGCTGGTCACGTATCAATGAAGCATAACCTTAAAGGGCCAAATTACGCGACTGTATCAGCATGTGCCACATCCGGGCATAGTATCGGATTAGGGCTTAGAACAATTCAATATGGTGATGCAGATGTTATGGTTTGCGGTGGAGCTGAAGCTTCTGTTACGCCTATGGGTGTTGCAGGGTTTAATGCATCTAAAGCATTATCTACACGGAATGATGAGCCTGAAAAAGCAAGCCGCCCTTTTGATAAAGAACGGGATGGATTTGTTATTGGTGAAGGCGCTGGCACTGTCGTTTTGGAAGAGCTTGAACATGCCCGAAAACGCGGGGCAACTATTTATGCTGAACTTGTAGGTATGGGTTTTACAGCAGATGCATATCATATGACACAGCCTGCACCGGGAGGTGAAGGGGCTATAAGGGCTATGAAAATTGCGATTCAGGATGCCGGATTAAACATAAACGATATTGACTATTTAAATGCACACGGCACATCGACCTATTTTAATGATAAGCTTGAATCTGAAGCCATTCAAAGTTTGTTTGGTGACCATGCAATGAAACTTAGCATAAGTTCTACTAAATCAATGACAGGCCATTTATTGGGAGCGGCCGGGGCCATAGAGATGATTGTAGCCTCATTTGCGGTTTTGGAAAATAAAATCCCACCCACAATAAATTACACAGTTCCTGATCCTGAGTGCACTTTGAATTACACTCCGAATAAAATGATAGAAAAAGAAGTAAAGGTAGCAATCAGTAATTCGTTCGGTTTTGGTGGCCATAATACGTGTTTATGTGTTAAGAAATTTGATAATTAAGAAGATATTCTAATATTCGTTCTGCACAAATCAGTCAGTAGTTGAACATAATGATTCAAAAAATTACAGAGTGGTTTTCAAACACTGATCAGGAAGAAATAGATCAACCCATAGATATTGCTGGAATTACTAAATCAATTAAATATGAGTTTGAAAATCAAGATTTATTAATTCAGGCTGTTAGTCACCGTTCATTTTATGTAGATGCAGGGAAACAACTTGATTCTAATGAACGACTTGAGTTTTTAGGCGATGCAGTACTTGATTTAATAGTGACCGAGTTTTTGTATAAAAAATTTCAAAATGAAAATGAAGGGCTGTTATCTCAAAAAAAGGCCATTCTTGTTTCACGCAAAGCTTTGGGTAAAATTAGTGAAGAACATGGCTTTGGAAAATATTTAATCCTGAATAAAGGTGAAGAAAAAACAGGTGGAAGAAAACGCCTCTCAAATTTAGCTAATTTATTTGAAGCCATTTTAGGGGCTATTTACTTAGATGGAGGAATGGAACCATCTAAAAAGTTTGTCGAATCATTTTTGATCAGCCGTTATAAAGAACTGTTAAAAGAAAAAACATTTTTTAATTATAAATCTTTGCTTCTTGAATACGCCCAATCAAAAGGATGGGGAACACCAACCTATGCGGTGCTGGAAGAAAGTGGCCCCGATCATCAAAAAACATTCCTGATTAATGTGGTAGTAAATGAGAATTGGACAGCAAGTGGAAAAGGTCCAAATAAAAAAAGTGCAGAGCAAAAGGCTGCTAAAAATACTTTAATGCTTATCTCAGAAACCAATTCTGAAGTAAAAGATTTTTTAAAAAACTGACAAAGGAAAATAATTTGAAAATTATCAATGTTGTTGGCGCCAGGCCAAATTTTATGAAAATCGCTCCCATTCAAAGGCAGATGGATTTAGATCCGGATATAGAAACAGTTTTAGTGCATACAGGTCAACATTATGATGAAAAGATGTCAAAGTTATTTTTTGATGATTTGCAAATGCCAAAACCGAATATTTATTTAAATGTTGGTTCTGCAAGCCATGCGGTTCAAACTGCTAAAATTATGGTTGAGTTTGAAAAAATTTTGGAAAAGGAAAAACCTGATCTCGTTATTGTTGTTGGAGATGTAAACTCAACAGTGGCCTGCAGCATTGTAGCTCAAAAGATGCACATTAAGGTAGCTCATGTAGAAGCTGGTTTAAGATCATTTGATCGCCGAATGCCTGAAGAAATTAACCGTTTAATAACCGATGCAATTTCTGATATGCTTTTTGTAACTGAGCAAAGTGGAATAGACAATCTAAAAAATGAAGGTGTTGAAGATTCCAAAGTGCATTTTGTCGGTCATGTTATGATTGATTCACTGATCAATTTTAGCGAAACGGCAGCCAAGTCTTCTATTATGGATGATTTGAATGTTGAAAAGGATAAGTTTGGACTTATTACACTTCACCGGCCAAGCAATGTTGATAATTTAGAAGTTTTTACAAAACTGTTGGAAACCTTTGAAAGAATTGAAAAAGATTTAAAATTGGTTTTCCCGATTCATCCTCGGTCTCGTAAAATGATACAGAATTTTGGCCTTGAAGATAAGGTTAATAATATGCAAAATCTGGTTCTATTGGATCCGATGGGTTATCTTGACTTTATGAAATTATTACACAATGCAAAACTGGTATTAACAGACTCCGGTGGTATTCAGGAAGAAACAACGTATTTACAAATTCCTTGCATCACAATGCGCGAAAATACTGAGCGTCCGATAACGGTTGATGTGGGTACAAATGTCTTGGTTGGAACAGATACAGACCTGATCTTAAGTGAAGTGCAAAGTATTTTAAAAGGAGATTCCCGTAAAGGAAGCATACCAGATTTGTGGGATGGCAATTCCGCCAAAAGGATAGTTGAAATCATTAAGAAAGAATTAGCATGAAAAGTATTTTAATCTCTATTATATTATTGGTTAGTTGTTTAAGTGGTCAAGATGAAATACCTCTATTAAACCTTCAGAATCAAAAATATAATACTTCTCTTGAAAAATTATATCAAAATAGATCAGTGATTAGCCATTCCGTGGCTCAGGTTTTAGAATCGGAGTTGGATGCTGATCAATATATTATTGGACCTGGCGATCATTTTAAGGTTTCAATATTTGGTGAACTTGAAGAGTCATTTGATTTCAAAGTATTGCCGGAAGGGAAGGTATTAATACCAACAGTAGGTGAAATTGATTTAAATGATATTTTATTAAGAGATGCAAAGCGTCGGATAAAGGATGCGGTTTCAACTAATTATATCAATGCAACCGTTTCAGTTAACTTGACAGGTTTAAGAAAATTCAGGGTTTATTATACTGGTGAAGTGAAAGCGCCTGGAACTTATTTTGCTCAAGGTTCAGATCGACTTTCTGATATTATAGAAATATCACTAGTTCAAGCAACTATGCCAAATGAAGTAACAAGTAGCTTAAGTGATTGGGCAGATGATACGCGTATCCAAATTACTCATGCTGACAAAAGCATTGACATGTATGATTTATCACAGTTTTATAGATTAGGCGATAAGTCACAAAATCCTTATTTACAAGGTGGTGATATAATATATGTCCCATCAATTGACTTAAATAAAGCATATGTCATTATTGAGGGTAATGTTGGGTTCCAGGGTGTACATACTTTGAAAAAAAATGAAACACTTTTTAATTTTTTAACACGTGTTTCTGCATTAAGTAAAAAATCAAATCTTCAAAGTATCATTGTTGAACGCAATTCCCAAAATGAGGTTATTGATATTTTAAATGATCAAGAAAGCTATAGAGGGTATACATTACAGAATAAAGACAAAATAATTATTCCTACTATTCATGACCGTGTATATGTAAGGGGTGAAGTTTTTAATCCGGGATCACAGCCATACTTGGCACACTATACTGCAAAAGACTATGTAGGTCGTGCGGGCGCATTAGATTCCGCAGTTGATATAGAAGATGTACTCATAATGCGTCAATCAACTAGCGTAGTTCTACAGGGAGCGGATGTAATTATTGAGAAGGGTGATACAATTGTTTTACCAAAGCGTGCTCGGGAGTTATTCAAAGATTATATGCAAATCTTAACACCAATAATTAGCATTGGACTAAGTGCTTATGCTATTATCCAAGCGAGTAAAAAATAAAATAAGTAAATCCTAAAGAAAATAGAACAAAAATGAATATTATTGATTATTTGATAGTTATTGCAAAATACAAATCTGTACTAATTAAAAATGTTTTAATTTGGACATTTATTGGCTTAGTTATCTCTTTTGTTATTACAAAAGAATTTAAATCAACAGCAGAGATAATACCGGTTTCGAGTGAGGGAGGTGGAATATCTTCATTACTTGCAGGTTATAGTCTCAATGTTTTAGGAAAAGATATTATAATACCTGAAGCATATCGAGCAATTCTAGGAAGTCAAAGTTTGAAAGATTCACTTATAAAAACGTTTCAATTGGAAGATATATATGATGAAGAGTATAAAGAGTTTCTATACAAAAAGATAGATGAAAAAATTGAAATTGAGATAGATAAAGAATCTGGATTAGGTTACGTACCTATTGTAGCAATAAGAATCCATGTTTTGGATGAACTACCTGAAAGAGCACAAAATATGGCTAACTATTGTCTTCGATTTTTGGAGAAACGAGTAGAATTTTTAAATAAATCATTTTTAGAACAAAAATTCCTATATATTGAAAAACGGTATATACAAAGTATTAATGATATCCAAATAGCTGAAAACAATTTGGAAAGTTTTCAAAAAAGGTTCGGTATTTTGGAATTATCTGAACAAGTTAAAGCAATTGTTACAATTGTTGCGGAATTAGAAGCAAGACGTGAGTTATTAAAAATTGAGAAGAATGTACTTTTTAATCAAACTGGGGCAAAAAGTCCGCTCTACAAAAAACTTAATTCAGAGATAAATGCGATTAATATAGAAGTTAAGGAACTATATTCAAGTAATGGTTCTAATAAAGTAAATAGTATTTTAAAACCTCTTAATGATATTCCAGGTTTGGCTAAACGATATTTAAATCTCTATAGGGAAATCGAAATACAAAATAAAATATTTGAGATGGTGGCAATCCAATATGAGCAGTCTAAAATGCAGGTTGATAAGGATATTCCCTCAATTTTGATTCTCAATGAGGCTCAATTACCCACTTACAAGGAAAGACCTAAAAAGTCTTTGATAGTCCTTGCTTTTTTTCTTTTAAGCTTGGTTGTTTCGCTTACATATATAGTTCTTATTGATTTTTATTACAAAAATAAATCAAACAAAACAGATAATTACTACAAATTAGTTGAATTGAGGTCCAATTTAAAAAGAAAAAAAAATAAGTAATAATGTTGAAACTATTAAGATTTAGATATTCTGTTTTTGTTTGGTCCAATTTTGGCATTTTGGGCATATTTACTATTGTTGGCTTACAAATGGGATTTGACATTTCGTTAGTTATTATACTTGGAATGGCCGGATTTGTAGCATTTGTGGCATTTTTTGTATCGAAACCTGAAATTGTTTTGCTAATTTCACTTATTTCAATAAGTGTTGGTCCCTTTGGAAGCCTGTTTTACGCCGCGGCTTTTCCATTAACTGTTTTCCAAGTTTTCCTTTTAGTCAGCATTCTTTTTTATTTATTAAAAAAACTATTAACTAACGATTTATCCTTTTCAATTGAACCAAATATTATTTATATTTTCCTTTTTTTACTTCTTTTATTGATATACACATTATTTTCCCTTGATAAAGAGCGAGCGTTCTTTTTTCTTATGTCTTTAACAATTTTGGCATTTATGACATATTTAGTTAAGGACCTTTTATTGGAAAGTAAATATTATAGGTATTTTTTTAATATAACCATTTTTATTGTTGCATGCCTTTCAGTCTATTCAATTATTCAATTTATTAAAGATCCAT from Calditrichota bacterium carries:
- the fabF gene encoding beta-ketoacyl-ACP synthase II, coding for MSKKRVVITGFGAITPVGNTVKETWNSLLEGKSGTAKITRFDSSEFKTNIAAEVKNYDPLNFFDKKESRKLDRYTQFAIISADEALSMSNMDLEKEDRDRIGVIIGSGIGGMRSFEDEHSKLVHGGPRKVSPFFIPLMIADIAAGHVSMKHNLKGPNYATVSACATSGHSIGLGLRTIQYGDADVMVCGGAEASVTPMGVAGFNASKALSTRNDEPEKASRPFDKERDGFVIGEGAGTVVLEELEHARKRGATIYAELVGMGFTADAYHMTQPAPGGEGAIRAMKIAIQDAGLNINDIDYLNAHGTSTYFNDKLESEAIQSLFGDHAMKLSISSTKSMTGHLLGAAGAIEMIVASFAVLENKIPPTINYTVPDPECTLNYTPNKMIEKEVKVAISNSFGFGGHNTCLCVKKFDN
- the rnc gene encoding ribonuclease III, producing MIQKITEWFSNTDQEEIDQPIDIAGITKSIKYEFENQDLLIQAVSHRSFYVDAGKQLDSNERLEFLGDAVLDLIVTEFLYKKFQNENEGLLSQKKAILVSRKALGKISEEHGFGKYLILNKGEEKTGGRKRLSNLANLFEAILGAIYLDGGMEPSKKFVESFLISRYKELLKEKTFFNYKSLLLEYAQSKGWGTPTYAVLEESGPDHQKTFLINVVVNENWTASGKGPNKKSAEQKAAKNTLMLISETNSEVKDFLKN
- the wecB gene encoding UDP-N-acetylglucosamine 2-epimerase (non-hydrolyzing); translation: MKIINVVGARPNFMKIAPIQRQMDLDPDIETVLVHTGQHYDEKMSKLFFDDLQMPKPNIYLNVGSASHAVQTAKIMVEFEKILEKEKPDLVIVVGDVNSTVACSIVAQKMHIKVAHVEAGLRSFDRRMPEEINRLITDAISDMLFVTEQSGIDNLKNEGVEDSKVHFVGHVMIDSLINFSETAAKSSIMDDLNVEKDKFGLITLHRPSNVDNLEVFTKLLETFERIEKDLKLVFPIHPRSRKMIQNFGLEDKVNNMQNLVLLDPMGYLDFMKLLHNAKLVLTDSGGIQEETTYLQIPCITMRENTERPITVDVGTNVLVGTDTDLILSEVQSILKGDSRKGSIPDLWDGNSAKRIVEIIKKELA